From a region of the Calonectris borealis chromosome 2, bCalBor7.hap1.2, whole genome shotgun sequence genome:
- the GDAP1 gene encoding ganglioside-induced differentiation-associated protein 1 isoform X1 — protein MRLNSSGEVPVLIHGENIICEATQIIDYLEATFVDEEVPRLMPDEGSMYYPRVQHYRELLDSLPMDAYTHGCILHPELTVDSMIPAYATSRIRSQISNTESELKKLAEENPDLQDAYIAKQKRLKSKLLDHDNIKYLKKILDELEKVLDQVETELQRRNEETPEDENQPWLCGDFFSLADVSLAVTLHRLKFLGLARRNWGNGKRPNLEAYYERVLKRKAFYKVLGHVNNILISAVLPTAFRVAKKRAPRVLGTTLLVSMLAGIGYLAFMCLRKRFANMMLSIRTRQNYF, from the exons ATGCGCTTAAATTCCTCTGGAGAAGTACCTGTCCTGATCCATGGGGAAAACATCATTTGTGAGGCAACGCAGATTATCGATTACCTTGAAGCAACATTTGTAGATG AGGAAGTACCAAGATTAATGCCAGATGAAGGGAGCATGTATTATCCAAGGGTGCAACACTATAGAGAGCTTTTAGACTCCTTGCCTATGGATGCCTACACGCATGGCTGCATCCTGCACCCCGAGTTAACGGTGGACTCCATGATTCCAGCCTATGCTACCAGCAGAATTCGTA GCCAAATAAGTAACACAGAATCAGAGTTGaagaaacttgcagaagaaaatcCAGACCTTCAGGATGCCTACATAGCAAAACAGAAGCGCCTTAAA TCTAAACTGCTGGATCATGATAATATAAAATACCTAAAGAAAATACTGGATGAACTGGAAAAAGTTTTGGATCAGGTTGAGACTGAATTGCAGCGGCGAAATGAAGAAACGCCAG AAGATGAAAATCAGCCTTGGCTCTGTGGTGATTTCTTCAGTCTGGCAGATGTATCACTTGCCGTCACATTACATCGCCTGAAGTTTCTGGGATTAGCAAGAAGAAACTGGGGAAACGGAAAGCGGCCCAACTTGGAAGCGTATTACGAGCGCGTCCTGaagagaaaagcattttacaaagtTTTAGGACACGTCAACAATATATTAATCTCGGCCGTTCTGCCAACGGCATTCCGCGTGGCCAAGAAAAGGGCACCCAGGGTTCTTGGAACCACCCTGCTGGTCAGCATGCTGGCGGGAATAGGTTATCTTGCTTTCATGTGTCTTCGGAAGAGGTTTGCCAACATGATGTTATCGATTAGAAcaaggcaaaattatttttag
- the GDAP1 gene encoding ganglioside-induced differentiation-associated protein 1 isoform X3: MAPLVLYHWTQSFSSQKVRLAIAEKALKCEEHDVNLPLSEHNEPWFMRLNSSGEVPVLIHGENIICEATQIIDYLEATFVDEEVPRLMPDEGSMYYPRVQHYRELLDSLPMDAYTHGCILHPELTVDSMIPAYATSRIRSQISNTESELKKLAEENPDLQDAYIAKQKRLKSKLLDHDNIKYLKKILDELEKVLDQVETELQRRNEETPEDENQPWLCGDFFSLADVSLAVTLHRLKFLGLARRNWGNGKRPNLEAYYERVLKRKAFYKVLGHVNNILISAVLPTAFRVAKKRAPRVLGTTLLVSMLAGIGYLAFMCLRKRFANMMLSIRTRQNYF; this comes from the exons ATGGCGCCGCTGGTGCTGTACCACTGGACGCAGTCCTTCTCCTCCCAGAAG GTGCGCTTGGCAATAGCCGAAAAAGCCCTGAAGTGCGAAGAGCACGATGTAAACCTGCCGCTGAGCGAGCACAACGAACCATGGTTCATGCGCTTAAATTCCTCTGGAGAAGTACCTGTCCTGATCCATGGGGAAAACATCATTTGTGAGGCAACGCAGATTATCGATTACCTTGAAGCAACATTTGTAGATG AGGAAGTACCAAGATTAATGCCAGATGAAGGGAGCATGTATTATCCAAGGGTGCAACACTATAGAGAGCTTTTAGACTCCTTGCCTATGGATGCCTACACGCATGGCTGCATCCTGCACCCCGAGTTAACGGTGGACTCCATGATTCCAGCCTATGCTACCAGCAGAATTCGTA GCCAAATAAGTAACACAGAATCAGAGTTGaagaaacttgcagaagaaaatcCAGACCTTCAGGATGCCTACATAGCAAAACAGAAGCGCCTTAAA TCTAAACTGCTGGATCATGATAATATAAAATACCTAAAGAAAATACTGGATGAACTGGAAAAAGTTTTGGATCAGGTTGAGACTGAATTGCAGCGGCGAAATGAAGAAACGCCAG AAGATGAAAATCAGCCTTGGCTCTGTGGTGATTTCTTCAGTCTGGCAGATGTATCACTTGCCGTCACATTACATCGCCTGAAGTTTCTGGGATTAGCAAGAAGAAACTGGGGAAACGGAAAGCGGCCCAACTTGGAAGCGTATTACGAGCGCGTCCTGaagagaaaagcattttacaaagtTTTAGGACACGTCAACAATATATTAATCTCGGCCGTTCTGCCAACGGCATTCCGCGTGGCCAAGAAAAGGGCACCCAGGGTTCTTGGAACCACCCTGCTGGTCAGCATGCTGGCGGGAATAGGTTATCTTGCTTTCATGTGTCTTCGGAAGAGGTTTGCCAACATGATGTTATCGATTAGAAcaaggcaaaattatttttag
- the GDAP1 gene encoding ganglioside-induced differentiation-associated protein 1 isoform X2: MPDEGSMYYPRVQHYRELLDSLPMDAYTHGCILHPELTVDSMIPAYATSRIRSQISNTESELKKLAEENPDLQDAYIAKQKRLKSKLLDHDNIKYLKKILDELEKVLDQVETELQRRNEETPEDENQPWLCGDFFSLADVSLAVTLHRLKFLGLARRNWGNGKRPNLEAYYERVLKRKAFYKVLGHVNNILISAVLPTAFRVAKKRAPRVLGTTLLVSMLAGIGYLAFMCLRKRFANMMLSIRTRQNYF, encoded by the exons ATGCCAGATGAAGGGAGCATGTATTATCCAAGGGTGCAACACTATAGAGAGCTTTTAGACTCCTTGCCTATGGATGCCTACACGCATGGCTGCATCCTGCACCCCGAGTTAACGGTGGACTCCATGATTCCAGCCTATGCTACCAGCAGAATTCGTA GCCAAATAAGTAACACAGAATCAGAGTTGaagaaacttgcagaagaaaatcCAGACCTTCAGGATGCCTACATAGCAAAACAGAAGCGCCTTAAA TCTAAACTGCTGGATCATGATAATATAAAATACCTAAAGAAAATACTGGATGAACTGGAAAAAGTTTTGGATCAGGTTGAGACTGAATTGCAGCGGCGAAATGAAGAAACGCCAG AAGATGAAAATCAGCCTTGGCTCTGTGGTGATTTCTTCAGTCTGGCAGATGTATCACTTGCCGTCACATTACATCGCCTGAAGTTTCTGGGATTAGCAAGAAGAAACTGGGGAAACGGAAAGCGGCCCAACTTGGAAGCGTATTACGAGCGCGTCCTGaagagaaaagcattttacaaagtTTTAGGACACGTCAACAATATATTAATCTCGGCCGTTCTGCCAACGGCATTCCGCGTGGCCAAGAAAAGGGCACCCAGGGTTCTTGGAACCACCCTGCTGGTCAGCATGCTGGCGGGAATAGGTTATCTTGCTTTCATGTGTCTTCGGAAGAGGTTTGCCAACATGATGTTATCGATTAGAAcaaggcaaaattatttttag